The Leguminivora glycinivorella isolate SPB_JAAS2020 chromosome 1, LegGlyc_1.1, whole genome shotgun sequence genome includes a region encoding these proteins:
- the LOC125229351 gene encoding cyclic di-GMP-binding protein-like isoform X1, whose protein sequence is MKFVIILAVAIFAFAAVQSAPVPDDKPVDAPPAPPAAAPAAPEATQAAAETTTAPAVSADPNGKPKEVQHRRRRILRNRRSPRVADKYTTQTTSKDPVQVVYYG, encoded by the exons ATGAAGTTCGTGATTATCCTCGCCGTAGCCATATTTGCTTTTGCTGCTGTTCAG TCGGCGCCGGTCCCAGATGACAAGCCCGTAGACGCCCCGCCAGCCCCGCCGGCGGCCGCGCCGGCGGCGCCCGAAGCCACGCAAGCCGCAGCGGAGACAACGACGGCTCCCGCGGTAAGCGCCGATCCCAATGG AAAGCCGAAGGAAGTTCAGCACCGCCGACGACGCATCCTGCGAAATAGGAGGAGCCCACGGGTAGCTGACAAGTACACGACACAAACTACTTCTAAAGATCCCGTCCAAGTCGTTTACTATGGGTGA
- the LOC125229351 gene encoding eukaryotic translation initiation factor 3 subunit F-like isoform X2, with protein sequence MKFVIILAVAIFAFAAVQSAPVPDDKPVDAPPAPPAAAPAAPEATQAAAETTTAPAKAEGSSAPPTTHPAK encoded by the exons ATGAAGTTCGTGATTATCCTCGCCGTAGCCATATTTGCTTTTGCTGCTGTTCAG TCGGCGCCGGTCCCAGATGACAAGCCCGTAGACGCCCCGCCAGCCCCGCCGGCGGCCGCGCCGGCGGCGCCCGAAGCCACGCAAGCCGCAGCGGAGACAACGACGGCTCCCGCG AAAGCCGAAGGAAGTTCAGCACCGCCGACGACGCATCCTGCGAAATAG